In bacterium, one DNA window encodes the following:
- a CDS encoding GNAT family N-acetyltransferase, which produces MSIQYESNGELTAQEVCDLTVAVGWNNPAKAGMDLLQRVWDEAACKVTARADDGRLVGMCRAYWDGGFTATIVSVIVHPDLQGQGIGRQMVALLMEQIEQLGVYRVTLNAAQGKERFYEQFGFRTREHVTPMIMHTDRREERECPCCSRS; this is translated from the coding sequence ATGTCCATCCAGTATGAGAGCAACGGCGAGCTGACTGCGCAGGAAGTGTGCGACCTCACCGTCGCGGTCGGGTGGAACAACCCGGCGAAGGCGGGGATGGACCTGCTGCAGCGCGTATGGGATGAGGCGGCCTGCAAGGTCACGGCGCGCGCCGACGACGGGCGGTTGGTGGGGATGTGCCGCGCGTATTGGGACGGCGGCTTCACCGCTACCATCGTCAGTGTTATCGTCCACCCGGACCTGCAGGGCCAGGGCATTGGCCGACAGATGGTGGCCCTGCTGATGGAGCAGATTGAGCAACTCGGCGTGTACCGCGTGACGCTCAACGCCGCGCAAGGCAAAGAGCGGTTCTACGAGCAGTTCGGCTTCAGGACGCGCGAGCATGTGACGCCGATGATCATGCACACCGACCGACGCGAGGAGCGTGAGTGTCCATGTTGTTCGAGATCATAG
- a CDS encoding universal stress protein: MIKNILVGYSRQRGSEVAFRLAVGLAQAAQARLHLAYIEPMAAQASVPVPSEISADAYPPVLPDTAALSPEDPSEAPSVFADLAERCREERLQCTFSHLYGDAGSRLSDLARRAGLVVIGRHDDTPSSAEPSLGRVARQIATRMPAPLLLAAREYHEIKSLTLVYEPTSVGGRALALAGEIAHLQNMTLNVAALGEGSTEPAAAADEARFDLRAYHVEGDVLPVLAAGPEALQTAALTWNDALMVLPAPPKGWFSRPLDSIRPALSLPNLNVLLVP; encoded by the coding sequence ATGATCAAGAACATCCTGGTGGGCTATAGCCGGCAACGCGGGTCCGAGGTTGCCTTCCGGCTGGCGGTGGGCCTGGCCCAGGCCGCGCAGGCGCGCCTGCATCTGGCCTACATCGAGCCGATGGCGGCGCAGGCCAGCGTGCCGGTGCCCAGCGAGATCTCAGCCGACGCCTATCCTCCCGTGCTACCCGACACCGCCGCCCTCTCGCCTGAAGACCCCTCGGAGGCCCCCTCCGTCTTCGCTGACCTCGCGGAGCGGTGCCGCGAGGAGCGGCTGCAGTGCACCTTCAGCCACCTCTACGGCGATGCCGGCAGCCGCCTGTCAGACCTGGCGCGACGGGCCGGGCTGGTGGTCATCGGGCGTCACGACGACACCCCGTCGTCGGCCGAGCCGTCGCTCGGGCGGGTGGCCCGGCAGATCGCCACGCGGATGCCGGCCCCGCTGCTGCTCGCTGCGCGCGAGTACCACGAGATCAAGAGCCTGACGCTGGTCTACGAGCCGACTTCGGTGGGGGGACGGGCCCTGGCCCTGGCCGGAGAGATCGCCCACCTGCAGAACATGACGCTCAACGTCGCGGCCCTGGGGGAGGGGAGCACGGAGCCGGCCGCCGCGGCGGACGAAGCCCGTTTCGATCTGCGCGCCTACCATGTGGAAGGGGATGTGCTGCCGGTGCTGGCCGCCGGACCGGAGGCGCTGCAGACGGCGGCCCTGACGTGGAACGATGCGCTGATGGTGTTGCCGGCGCCGCCGAAGGGCTGGTTCTCGCGCCCGCTGGACAGCATCCGCCCTGCGCTGTCACTGCCCAACCTCAACGTGCTGCTGGTGCCCTAG
- a CDS encoding Gfo/Idh/MocA family oxidoreductase → MAKKQEITVALVGYGGAFNMGLHHRNSMEATKRMKVVAVCDKDAARLTTAKEELGEQTETFTEVSALLKWGRFDLAIIILPHNLHAPVAIQCLKAGKHVITEKPMCLTVKEATAMIDAAEASGVMVSVFHNRRWDGDFLALRQIIESGLIGKVFQVEIFAGGWSAPRGWWRDDKAISGGLGYDWGAHFMYWLLQIVPAPIVDVTGFCRKLVWQQMTNEDQMQAIIRFADGTVADFQQTQIARVGKPKWRILGDRGGVLFAGDHWQVNTEVNGLATEMKIPFLPGEHHKFYENIAAHILDGAELIVTPQDARRVIGVIEYAERSSKAGKAMKIPGEG, encoded by the coding sequence ATGGCCAAGAAGCAGGAGATTACCGTTGCACTTGTCGGCTACGGCGGGGCCTTCAACATGGGGCTGCACCACCGCAACTCCATGGAGGCGACAAAGCGGATGAAGGTGGTCGCGGTCTGCGACAAGGATGCCGCGCGCCTGACGACCGCCAAGGAGGAGCTCGGCGAGCAGACCGAGACCTTCACCGAGGTCTCGGCGCTCCTGAAGTGGGGCCGGTTCGACCTGGCGATCATCATCCTGCCGCACAACCTGCACGCGCCCGTCGCGATCCAGTGTCTCAAGGCCGGCAAGCATGTCATCACCGAGAAGCCGATGTGCCTCACGGTGAAGGAAGCCACGGCGATGATTGACGCCGCCGAGGCCTCCGGGGTCATGGTCTCGGTCTTCCACAACCGCCGCTGGGATGGCGACTTCCTGGCCCTGCGGCAGATCATCGAGAGCGGCCTGATCGGCAAGGTGTTCCAGGTGGAGATCTTCGCCGGCGGATGGTCGGCCCCACGCGGCTGGTGGCGTGATGACAAGGCCATCTCCGGCGGGCTGGGCTATGACTGGGGCGCGCACTTCATGTACTGGCTGCTGCAGATCGTCCCGGCCCCGATTGTGGATGTCACGGGCTTTTGCCGCAAGCTGGTCTGGCAGCAGATGACCAACGAGGACCAGATGCAGGCCATCATCCGCTTCGCCGATGGCACGGTGGCCGACTTCCAGCAGACGCAGATTGCCCGCGTGGGCAAGCCCAAGTGGCGCATCCTGGGCGACCGGGGCGGCGTGCTGTTCGCCGGCGACCACTGGCAGGTCAACACCGAGGTCAACGGCCTGGCCACCGAGATGAAGATCCCGTTCCTGCCGGGCGAGCACCACAAGTTCTACGAGAACATCGCGGCCCACATCCTCGATGGGGCCGAACTGATCGTCACTCCGCAGGACGCGCGGCGGGTCATCGGCGTCATCGAGTACGCCGAGCGCTCGTCCAAGGCAGGCAAGGCGATGAAGATACCGGGCGAGGGGTAG
- a CDS encoding metallophosphoesterase, translating to MTAALLWLLDGLLVAFAVYSYFVEPYRLQLTRRTVCLPDLPAELDGLRLAHLADLHVKSERHPFPREMARRAVRMALALEPDLVCLTGDLGQGSRHIGSAVRLLQPLAAAPAFVVMGNHDHDKMMESEFDGPPDVRLSPAQWRQEVTAVGFTVLQNESVEMTVGGRCVRIVGVGDPSCGWDDLGRALPGDDPPDGDLRLLLVHSPDLLDDPRSDWADLVLCGHTHGGQLRLPGLGSPWAPVWRDRRRAAGLFAVGRTICHVTRGVGAGIRARFLCRPEVCELTLRRGEDGSLPRLPRFPLP from the coding sequence GTGACCGCTGCCCTGCTCTGGCTGCTGGACGGCCTGCTGGTCGCCTTCGCCGTCTATTCCTACTTCGTCGAGCCCTACCGGCTGCAGCTGACGCGGCGCACCGTCTGCCTCCCCGATCTGCCGGCGGAGTTGGACGGCCTGCGCCTGGCCCACCTGGCCGACCTGCACGTCAAGAGCGAGCGCCATCCCTTCCCCCGGGAGATGGCCCGACGAGCCGTGCGGATGGCGCTGGCGCTGGAGCCCGACCTGGTCTGCCTCACCGGCGACCTGGGGCAGGGCTCGCGGCACATTGGCTCGGCGGTGCGCTTGCTGCAGCCCCTCGCCGCCGCGCCGGCCTTCGTGGTCATGGGGAACCACGACCATGACAAGATGATGGAGAGCGAGTTCGACGGTCCGCCGGACGTCCGCCTCAGCCCCGCGCAGTGGCGGCAGGAAGTCACTGCAGTGGGCTTCACGGTGCTGCAGAACGAGTCCGTGGAGATGACTGTCGGCGGGCGGTGCGTCCGCATCGTGGGTGTCGGCGACCCGTCGTGCGGGTGGGACGACCTCGGCCGGGCGCTGCCTGGGGACGACCCGCCCGATGGCGACCTGCGCCTGCTCCTGGTGCACTCGCCGGACTTGCTGGACGATCCGCGTAGCGACTGGGCCGACCTGGTGCTGTGCGGCCATACCCATGGCGGCCAGTTGCGCCTGCCGGGCCTCGGCAGCCCCTGGGCGCCGGTGTGGCGCGATCGGCGCCGTGCCGCCGGCCTGTTCGCGGTCGGCCGCACGATCTGTCACGTGACGCGAGGCGTGGGCGCCGGTATCCGCGCCCGCTTTCTGTGCCGGCCCGAAGTCTGCGAACTGACGCTCCGACGAGGCGAGGACGGCTCACTCCCGCGCCTGCCCAGATTCCCGCTGCCTTAG
- a CDS encoding SPOR domain-containing protein, producing the protein MRRRIHRSSRIREVVTFWAMVAVLAVVLSGLAFVAAKYWVGGLMARSKAAQPGPQIVLKTPGDKPDEDSEMGPTKVEPPSQAVVKMQQRAPNDAEKSEIEQMYPQDAAELHKQGDQDNEDDSTGADDKPLNGADANGTGGVAGGQYSVVASSYRDAANARREAERLAGRGYEARIVDITRNGETFHRVVVASFDDRADAERMRDRLRQEGTAATITTR; encoded by the coding sequence ATGAGACGCAGAATACATCGCAGCTCCCGGATTCGTGAGGTCGTGACCTTCTGGGCGATGGTCGCGGTCCTGGCAGTCGTTCTCAGTGGGTTGGCCTTTGTGGCCGCCAAGTACTGGGTCGGCGGCCTGATGGCTCGCTCGAAGGCCGCCCAACCCGGGCCGCAGATCGTGCTCAAGACGCCCGGCGACAAGCCGGACGAGGACTCGGAGATGGGCCCCACCAAGGTGGAGCCCCCGTCCCAGGCGGTCGTCAAGATGCAGCAGCGAGCGCCCAACGACGCCGAGAAGAGCGAGATCGAGCAGATGTACCCGCAGGACGCCGCGGAGCTGCACAAGCAGGGCGACCAGGACAACGAGGACGACAGCACCGGCGCCGATGACAAGCCACTGAACGGCGCCGACGCCAACGGCACGGGCGGTGTCGCCGGCGGGCAGTACTCCGTCGTCGCCAGCTCCTACCGCGACGCGGCCAACGCCCGCCGCGAGGCAGAGAGGCTGGCAGGCCGCGGTTACGAGGCGCGCATCGTGGACATCACGCGCAATGGTGAGACCTTCCACCGCGTGGTCGTCGCCAGCTTCGATGACCGCGCGGACGCTGAGCGCATGCGCGACCGGCTGCGCCAGGAGGGGACGGCGGCGACCATCACGACGCGCTGA
- a CDS encoding acetylornithine transaminase: protein MTNAETVALTDQYIMKTYGRLPIAFVKGEGCRLWDADGKEYLDFLAGIAVLGTGHCHPKVVAAIREQAGQIMHTSNLFQIAPQAELAKLLVDNSCADKAFFCNSGAEANETAIKLARKWAGLHLAEGQRTIITALNSFHGRTLAAVTATGQPKYHKPFAPLPGGFDYVPYNDLAALQAKVDDTVCAIMLEPIIAEGGVLVPSVEYMQGVRELCDARGLLLILDEVQTGLGRTGKLFGYEHFGLEPDIFTLAKTLGGGFPIGACLAKDAVASAFEPGNHASTFGGNHLACAAGIAAVSVILDEDLSGHAAAMGAFLAEQLLALKSEVPLVAGVRGKGLLLGLELSEPKGTQLEAACRERGLIVNKLQDQLLRLAPPLVLTQAEAEEALGILKDAMLAV, encoded by the coding sequence ATGACCAACGCTGAAACCGTCGCGCTCACCGATCAGTACATCATGAAGACCTACGGTCGCCTGCCGATCGCCTTCGTCAAGGGCGAGGGCTGCCGCCTGTGGGATGCCGACGGGAAGGAGTACCTGGACTTCCTGGCGGGCATCGCGGTGCTCGGCACGGGCCACTGCCATCCCAAGGTCGTCGCGGCCATCCGCGAGCAGGCCGGGCAGATCATGCACACCTCGAACCTGTTCCAGATCGCGCCACAGGCCGAGCTGGCGAAGCTGCTCGTGGACAACTCCTGCGCCGACAAGGCCTTTTTCTGCAACAGCGGTGCGGAGGCCAACGAGACCGCCATCAAGCTCGCGCGCAAGTGGGCCGGGTTGCACCTGGCCGAGGGGCAGCGGACGATCATCACGGCCCTGAACTCCTTCCACGGGCGGACGCTCGCCGCTGTCACAGCCACGGGGCAGCCGAAGTACCACAAGCCTTTCGCGCCGCTCCCCGGCGGCTTTGACTATGTGCCTTACAATGATCTCGCCGCCCTGCAGGCCAAGGTGGATGACACGGTCTGTGCCATCATGCTCGAGCCCATCATCGCCGAGGGCGGCGTGCTCGTGCCCTCCGTCGAGTACATGCAGGGCGTGCGGGAGCTGTGCGACGCCCGGGGCCTCCTGCTGATCCTCGACGAAGTCCAGACCGGCCTGGGCCGGACTGGCAAGCTGTTCGGCTACGAGCACTTCGGCCTCGAGCCGGACATCTTCACGCTCGCCAAGACGCTCGGCGGCGGCTTCCCCATCGGCGCGTGCCTGGCCAAGGACGCCGTGGCGTCGGCCTTCGAGCCCGGAAACCATGCCTCGACCTTCGGCGGCAACCACCTCGCGTGCGCCGCGGGAATCGCGGCGGTGTCCGTCATCCTGGACGAGGACCTGAGCGGGCACGCCGCGGCCATGGGGGCATTCCTGGCCGAGCAACTGCTGGCGCTCAAGAGCGAGGTGCCGCTGGTCGCGGGCGTACGGGGCAAGGGGCTGCTGCTGGGGCTGGAGCTGTCCGAACCGAAGGGGACGCAGCTCGAGGCCGCCTGTCGCGAGCGCGGCCTGATCGTCAACAAGCTGCAGGACCAGCTCCTGCGGCTGGCGCCGCCCCTGGTGCTGACGCAGGCCGAAGCGGAAGAGGCGCTGGGGATTCTGAAGGACGCGATGCTGGCGGTCTAG
- a CDS encoding PqqD family peptide modification chaperone gives MSAQAPNTLDRILLSLKLKKNGPALTREQAMQAWPVRNPALQVSEREEGLVTIELPRRKDWMGGVLGFLFSVPQSKPVQLDEVGSFVWGLCDGDHTVSDIVGELVNEYKLNRREVEVSLTQYLQTLAKRGMVGFAVPREVAEAAGLAGEEITPEAEPEESAAVAAETVSEFHPELPAEEPAAGDDTSDMAPVAAEGPEETPVAEPAADDIASPSEKPDDQEHPGGL, from the coding sequence ATGTCCGCACAGGCCCCCAACACCCTCGACCGCATCCTGCTGAGCCTGAAGCTCAAGAAGAACGGCCCCGCGCTGACGCGCGAGCAGGCCATGCAGGCCTGGCCGGTGCGGAACCCCGCGCTGCAGGTGAGCGAGAGGGAGGAGGGCCTGGTCACCATCGAGTTGCCGCGCCGCAAGGACTGGATGGGCGGCGTACTCGGGTTCCTTTTCTCCGTCCCGCAGTCCAAGCCCGTGCAACTGGACGAGGTCGGTTCCTTCGTGTGGGGCCTGTGCGACGGCGACCACACCGTGAGCGACATCGTCGGCGAGTTGGTCAACGAGTACAAGCTGAACCGTCGCGAGGTCGAGGTGTCGCTGACGCAATACCTGCAGACGCTGGCCAAGCGCGGCATGGTGGGCTTCGCGGTGCCCCGTGAAGTGGCTGAGGCGGCCGGGCTGGCCGGGGAGGAGATCACCCCGGAGGCGGAGCCCGAGGAGAGCGCCGCCGTGGCGGCAGAGACAGTCAGCGAGTTCCACCCCGAGCTGCCGGCGGAAGAGCCGGCGGCCGGTGATGACACCTCCGACATGGCCCCGGTGGCCGCGGAAGGCCCAGAAGAGACCCCCGTCGCCGAGCCGGCGGCCGACGACATCGCCTCCCCTTCGGAGAAGCCGGATGATCAAGAACATCCTGGTGGGCTATAG
- the argB gene encoding acetylglutamate kinase, whose translation MLDDSYRERMHILSEALPYIRQWQDKTIVVKYGGAAMDDPVLRNSVAKDLALLHYVGIRVVVVHGGGPQVSDMMKRLGLEPKFVGGLRVTDPETMEVAQMVLIGTVNKELVSLIQTHGGKAVGLSGKDAGLIQACKLKCDEGDLGAVGDIVDVDTGVVDTLTDAGYVVVISTIGIGEEGESYNINADTAAGAVATALGAEKLIVLSDIPGLLDDVKDENSLISQLTPEQARELVAQGKVSKGMIPKLESCLLAIEGGVPRAHMIDGRLPHSMLIELFTDAGIGTMIEK comes from the coding sequence ATGCTCGACGATAGCTACCGCGAACGGATGCACATCCTGTCCGAGGCGCTGCCATACATCCGGCAGTGGCAGGACAAGACCATCGTCGTCAAGTATGGCGGCGCGGCGATGGATGACCCCGTGTTGCGCAACTCGGTCGCCAAGGACCTGGCGCTGCTGCACTATGTCGGCATTCGCGTCGTCGTCGTGCATGGCGGCGGGCCGCAGGTGTCGGACATGATGAAGCGGCTGGGCCTGGAGCCCAAGTTCGTCGGCGGCCTGCGCGTCACCGACCCCGAGACGATGGAAGTCGCGCAGATGGTGCTGATCGGCACCGTGAACAAGGAGCTCGTCTCGCTCATCCAGACCCACGGCGGCAAGGCCGTCGGCCTGTCGGGCAAGGACGCCGGGCTGATCCAGGCCTGCAAGCTCAAGTGCGACGAGGGCGACCTGGGCGCCGTCGGCGACATCGTGGATGTGGACACGGGCGTGGTGGACACGCTCACTGACGCCGGCTACGTGGTCGTCATCTCCACCATCGGCATCGGTGAGGAGGGCGAGAGCTACAACATCAACGCCGACACGGCCGCGGGGGCGGTGGCCACGGCGCTCGGGGCCGAGAAGCTCATCGTGCTCAGCGACATCCCCGGCCTGCTGGATGACGTGAAGGATGAGAACTCGCTCATCAGCCAGCTCACGCCTGAGCAGGCGCGGGAACTCGTGGCCCAGGGCAAGGTCAGCAAGGGCATGATCCCCAAGCTCGAGTCTTGCCTGCTGGCCATCGAAGGCGGGGTCCCCAGGGCGCACATGATTGACGGCCGCCTGCCGCACAGCATGTTGATCGAGCTGTTCACGGACGCCGGGATTGGGACGATGATCGAGAAGTAG
- a CDS encoding bifunctional ornithine acetyltransferase/N-acetylglutamate synthase, with translation MLFEIIEGGVLAAQGFTAAATCAGIKQDGILDMVLIKSDRPAAAATTLTQNVFRAAPTFVTEAAVANGVAQAIVVNSGNANCATGSEGLANAKRMGDLAAELTGVAPEDTIVCSTGRIGVQLPMAKVEAGIRTLAGELSREDPVKIARGILTTDTVEKISTTRFTVPAASAGTAGPGPAAPAASAGPAIPAASAGPAIPAADAGPAFPATSAGVSPAQVHLGAICKGAGMICPNMATMLCFITTDLAIDAGLLKTTLQEAVKYSFNCISVDGDMSTNDTVAILANGAARNAPLTSTSDEGYEAFRAALGHVTKDLAQQIVRDGEEVSKFLEIVVQGAPDYDMAHALAHQVAGYLLFQTCLYGGDFNWGRVAAALGSSMLPFDPGQMSIVWQDILCWNDGEPQPFDKAAAEAKLQEGDQRLVIDLKSGDAVCTYWTNDITPEYVTFNAH, from the coding sequence ATGTTGTTCGAGATCATAGAGGGTGGCGTCCTGGCCGCGCAGGGCTTCACGGCAGCGGCGACGTGCGCCGGGATCAAGCAGGACGGCATACTGGACATGGTGCTGATCAAGTCCGACCGGCCCGCGGCTGCGGCGACGACGCTGACCCAGAACGTCTTCCGCGCTGCGCCGACATTCGTGACCGAAGCGGCCGTCGCCAACGGCGTGGCCCAGGCCATCGTCGTCAACAGCGGCAACGCCAACTGCGCCACGGGTTCCGAGGGCCTCGCCAACGCCAAGCGCATGGGCGACCTGGCGGCCGAGCTGACAGGCGTCGCTCCCGAGGACACCATCGTCTGCTCGACCGGCCGCATCGGCGTGCAACTCCCGATGGCCAAGGTCGAGGCGGGCATCCGCACCCTCGCGGGCGAACTGTCGCGCGAGGACCCGGTGAAGATCGCCCGGGGCATCCTCACCACCGACACGGTGGAGAAGATCAGCACGACCCGCTTCACCGTCCCGGCCGCCAGTGCCGGGACCGCCGGTCCTGGCCCCGCCGCCCCGGCCGCCAGCGCCGGCCCCGCAATTCCGGCCGCCAGCGCCGGCCCCGCAATTCCGGCCGCTGATGCCGGCCCCGCCTTTCCGGCCACCAGTGCCGGCGTCTCGCCGGCCCAGGTCCATCTCGGCGCCATCTGCAAGGGCGCGGGCATGATCTGCCCGAACATGGCCACGATGCTCTGCTTCATCACCACCGACCTGGCGATTGACGCCGGCCTGCTGAAGACGACGTTGCAGGAAGCCGTCAAGTACAGCTTCAACTGCATCAGCGTAGATGGCGACATGAGCACCAACGACACGGTCGCCATCCTGGCCAACGGCGCGGCGAGGAACGCGCCGCTGACCTCCACGAGCGACGAGGGCTACGAGGCCTTCCGCGCGGCGCTCGGGCATGTGACCAAGGACCTCGCCCAGCAGATCGTGCGCGACGGTGAGGAGGTCAGCAAGTTCCTGGAGATCGTCGTGCAGGGCGCGCCGGACTACGACATGGCGCACGCGCTGGCCCACCAGGTCGCCGGCTACCTGCTCTTCCAGACCTGCCTGTACGGCGGGGACTTCAACTGGGGCCGCGTGGCCGCCGCGCTCGGGTCGAGCATGCTACCCTTCGACCCCGGCCAGATGAGCATCGTGTGGCAGGACATCCTGTGCTGGAACGACGGGGAGCCGCAGCCCTTCGACAAGGCCGCCGCCGAGGCGAAGCTGCAGGAGGGCGACCAGCGTCTCGTGATTGACCTCAAGAGCGGCGACGCCGTCTGCACGTACTGGACCAATGACATTACGCCGGAGTACGTGACGTTCAACGCACATTAG
- the argC gene encoding N-acetyl-gamma-glutamyl-phosphate reductase, whose translation MKKVAIFGASGYGGVELARMVVAHPQFELVYLGGHSTAGKTLGDIYAHLPQIADMPIQEQDYATAAAVADVMVFALHPGDGTAMVAQSVAAGKPTLDFSADFRLQSQAEYERYYGPHPMPELVGKAVYGLPELHREAIRQTHFVAVPGCYPTSGTLALAPAVAKAIVDPKTLIVDSLSGVSGAGRKLALSSHFSETNESLTAYKVASHRHTPEMNQELSFASGGSTGIKVTFTPHLVPITRGILTTAYGSLTGEMSVQDLHALYAEFYAGEPCVRVLPLGQLPNTKAVSGTNRCDIGVAVDADCGRLIAVAAIDNLIKGLSGAALQCMNLMCGYGETLGLPMMAMWP comes from the coding sequence ATGAAGAAGGTCGCGATATTCGGGGCTTCAGGCTATGGCGGGGTCGAGCTGGCGCGCATGGTCGTCGCGCACCCGCAGTTCGAGCTGGTCTACCTCGGCGGCCACTCCACCGCCGGCAAGACGCTCGGGGACATCTACGCTCACTTGCCGCAGATCGCCGACATGCCGATCCAGGAGCAGGACTACGCGACCGCGGCGGCCGTCGCCGACGTGATGGTCTTCGCCCTGCACCCCGGTGATGGCACGGCGATGGTCGCGCAGTCCGTCGCCGCCGGCAAGCCGACCCTCGACTTCTCCGCCGACTTCCGCCTGCAGAGCCAGGCGGAGTATGAGCGCTACTACGGTCCGCACCCGATGCCGGAGCTGGTCGGCAAGGCTGTGTACGGCCTGCCCGAGTTGCACCGCGAGGCCATCCGGCAGACCCACTTCGTTGCCGTGCCGGGGTGTTACCCGACCAGCGGCACGCTCGCGCTAGCCCCGGCCGTCGCGAAGGCGATCGTGGACCCCAAGACGCTGATCGTGGACTCGCTGTCGGGCGTCTCAGGCGCGGGGCGCAAGCTCGCGCTCAGCAGCCACTTCTCCGAGACCAACGAGAGCCTGACCGCCTACAAGGTCGCCAGCCATCGCCACACGCCGGAGATGAACCAGGAGCTGTCCTTCGCCAGCGGCGGGAGCACGGGGATCAAGGTGACCTTCACCCCCCACCTCGTCCCGATCACGCGGGGCATCCTGACCACCGCCTACGGCAGCCTGACCGGTGAGATGAGCGTCCAGGACCTCCACGCCCTCTACGCCGAGTTCTACGCCGGGGAGCCGTGCGTGCGGGTGCTGCCGCTGGGGCAACTGCCGAACACGAAGGCTGTGTCGGGCACGAACCGCTGCGATATCGGCGTCGCCGTGGACGCCGACTGCGGCCGGCTCATCGCCGTGGCGGCGATTGACAACCTCATCAAGGGACTCTCGGGCGCGGCGCTCCAGTGCATGAACCTGATGTGCGGCTATGGCGAGACGCTGGGCCTGCCGATGATGGCGATGTGGCCGTAG